One region of Flavobacterium sp. KACC 22763 genomic DNA includes:
- a CDS encoding heavy-metal-associated domain-containing protein, which produces MNKIVLIAMMVFLGFSAQAQTKKNKNLKYTTEVNGNCEQCKKRIEKAAYGVPGVKTATWDVGSHQLSVILNEEKCSPADLNKAIAKAGHDTKEVKATTEDYDNLHSCCKYVRE; this is translated from the coding sequence ATGAATAAAATAGTTTTAATCGCAATGATGGTTTTTTTAGGATTTTCGGCTCAGGCTCAAACTAAAAAAAATAAGAATTTAAAATATACCACAGAAGTAAACGGTAACTGCGAACAATGTAAAAAACGAATTGAAAAAGCGGCTTATGGCGTTCCGGGAGTAAAAACGGCGACTTGGGATGTTGGTTCGCACCAGCTTTCGGTTATTTTAAATGAAGAGAAATGTTCTCCTGCAGATTTGAACAAAGCAATTGCAAAGGCAGGTCATGATACTAAAGAAGTTAAAGCAACAACTGAAGATTATGACAACCTTCATAGCTGTTGTAAGTATGTAAGAGAATAA